A single region of the Oceanimonas doudoroffii genome encodes:
- a CDS encoding heavy metal response regulator transcription factor translates to MRILVVEDEAKTADYLKKGFTESGYQVEVAEDGQEGRYLLEESPFDLVILDIMLPGLNGWQLLQFIRSQGDTPVICLSARDAVEDKVRGLEQGADDYLAKPFSFAELLARARKLLRRGKPAEPMFFQLADLQLDPLARRVSRGGQRIDLTNKEFTLLQLLLSHQGEVLSRTYIASQVWHMNFDSDTNVVDVAIRRLRAKIDDDFEPKVIHTVRGMGYVCELRE, encoded by the coding sequence ATGCGCATTCTGGTGGTGGAAGACGAAGCCAAAACCGCCGATTACCTGAAAAAGGGCTTTACCGAATCCGGCTATCAGGTGGAAGTGGCCGAAGACGGCCAGGAAGGACGTTACCTGCTGGAGGAAAGCCCCTTTGATCTGGTGATCCTCGACATCATGCTGCCGGGCCTGAACGGCTGGCAGCTGCTGCAGTTTATTCGCAGCCAGGGCGATACCCCGGTGATCTGCCTGAGCGCCCGGGACGCGGTGGAAGACAAGGTGCGCGGCCTGGAGCAGGGCGCCGATGACTATCTGGCCAAGCCGTTTTCCTTTGCCGAGCTGCTGGCCCGGGCCCGCAAGCTGCTGCGCCGGGGCAAACCGGCGGAACCGATGTTTTTTCAGCTGGCGGATCTGCAGCTGGATCCGCTGGCGCGCCGGGTCAGCCGGGGCGGGCAGCGCATTGATCTCACCAACAAGGAATTCACCTTGCTGCAGCTGCTGCTGTCCCACCAGGGCGAGGTGCTGTCGCGCACCTATATCGCCTCACAGGTGTGGCACATGAACTTTGACAGCGACACCAATGTGGTGGACGTGGCCATTCGCCGGCTGCGGGCCAAAATTGACGACGACTTCGAGCCCAAAGTCATTCACACCGTGCGCGGCATGGGTTATGTGTGCGAGCTACGGGAATGA
- a CDS encoding heavy metal sensor histidine kinase produces the protein MKRVLSSLSLRLALMFALVSALLLGSLGFYLYFSLERELAWRDDQSLLGRLEHMQALLTSSDSIDELRNRPTLYANMLGNEDSLLWVLNLDGEVLISVNPAGLAVPVGLSAGQTRLGYNDDGNARLAWRPLKQGDTSLMLVAGKLLAPREQMLAAYRWRLLLALAGGALVAFALGWGVSRRGLRPVRRLAAEAGAIEVRRLHRRLSTQQLPDELRELGDSLNHMLARLEDGFGRLSRFSEDLAHEIRTPLSNLVGHTEHTLRRPRTTEEYERLLASHLEEYQRLSRMINSMLFLARSEQPQAEIKRFPVALAPLIEQLCEYFEGMAEEANTVLVNRARGEVLADGELLRRALANLLANALRYGEPGQPITIGSEQTANGVAVFVHNKGPAIAGEHLPRLFDRFYRCDPSRTQGGDTGGLGLAIVDSIMQLHGGEVSVHSDDDGTTFTLRFPA, from the coding sequence ATGAAGCGCGTGCTGTCGTCCCTGAGCCTGCGGCTGGCGCTGATGTTTGCTTTGGTCAGCGCCCTGCTGCTGGGCAGCCTGGGCTTTTATCTGTATTTTTCCCTGGAGCGGGAACTGGCCTGGCGGGACGATCAGAGCCTGCTCGGGCGCCTTGAGCACATGCAGGCCCTGCTCACCAGCAGCGACAGCATCGATGAGCTGCGCAACCGGCCGACCCTGTATGCCAATATGCTCGGCAATGAAGACAGTCTGCTGTGGGTGCTGAACCTGGACGGCGAGGTGCTGATTTCGGTCAACCCCGCCGGGCTGGCGGTGCCCGTTGGCCTGTCGGCGGGGCAGACCCGGCTGGGTTATAACGATGACGGCAATGCCCGCCTGGCCTGGCGCCCCTTGAAGCAGGGCGACACCAGCCTGATGCTGGTGGCGGGCAAGCTGCTGGCGCCCCGGGAACAGATGCTGGCGGCCTACCGCTGGCGGTTGCTGCTGGCGCTGGCCGGCGGCGCCCTGGTGGCCTTTGCCCTCGGCTGGGGGGTGAGCCGGCGCGGACTCAGGCCGGTGCGGCGGCTGGCGGCAGAAGCCGGGGCCATTGAGGTGCGCCGGCTGCACCGGCGGCTGAGCACGCAGCAACTGCCCGACGAGCTGCGCGAGCTGGGCGACAGCCTCAATCACATGCTGGCCCGGCTGGAAGACGGCTTTGGCCGGCTGTCGCGCTTTTCCGAAGATCTGGCCCACGAAATTCGCACGCCCCTCAGCAATCTGGTGGGCCATACCGAGCATACCCTGCGCCGGCCTCGCACCACGGAAGAATATGAACGTTTGCTGGCGTCCCATCTGGAGGAATACCAGCGGCTGAGCCGCATGATTAACAGCATGCTGTTTCTGGCCCGCAGCGAGCAGCCTCAGGCAGAAATAAAGCGGTTTCCGGTGGCCCTGGCGCCGTTGATTGAGCAGTTATGCGAGTATTTTGAGGGCATGGCGGAAGAAGCGAACACGGTGCTGGTGAACCGGGCCCGCGGTGAGGTGCTGGCCGATGGAGAGCTGTTGCGCCGAGCCCTGGCCAACCTGCTGGCCAATGCCCTGCGTTACGGCGAGCCGGGCCAGCCCATCACCATTGGCAGCGAGCAGACTGCCAATGGTGTGGCGGTCTTTGTGCACAATAAAGGTCCGGCCATTGCCGGTGAGCATTTGCCCCGGCTGTTTGACCGCTTTTACCGCTGCGATCCGTCCCGTACCCAGGGCGGTGACACCGGCGGCCTGGGGCTGGCCATTGTCGACTCCATTATGCAGCTGCACGGTGGCGAAGTGAGCGTTCACAGCGACGACGACGGCACCACCTTTACCCTGCGTTTTCCCGCCTGA